From Pseudomonas triticicola, a single genomic window includes:
- a CDS encoding FxsA family protein, which translates to MRPFLLLFLLFPVLELFVFVKVAGSIGFFPALLLIILGSMFGVFVLRVAGLATALRARESLNRGELPAQTMLEGLMLALAGGLLIIPGFISDVVGLVMLLPVTRRLLANKMRQRAEDQAMRQRAFADDLQPRGGPAPREPLGREPNVIEGEFEHRDNK; encoded by the coding sequence ATGCGCCCTTTTCTGTTGCTCTTTCTGCTGTTTCCAGTGCTGGAGCTGTTTGTATTCGTCAAAGTGGCAGGCTCTATCGGGTTTTTCCCGGCCCTGCTGCTGATCATTCTCGGCTCGATGTTCGGTGTGTTCGTCCTGCGCGTCGCCGGTCTGGCCACCGCACTGCGTGCCCGGGAAAGCCTGAACCGCGGCGAATTGCCCGCGCAGACCATGCTCGAAGGCCTGATGCTGGCACTGGCCGGCGGCTTGTTGATCATCCCCGGCTTCATCAGTGACGTGGTCGGTCTGGTGATGTTGTTGCCGGTCACCCGTCGTCTGCTGGCGAACAAGATGCGCCAGCGTGCCGAAGACCAGGCCATGCGCCAGCGTGCTTTCGCCGACGACCTGCAACCCCGTGGCGGCCCGGCTCCGCGCGAGCCGCTCGGTCGAGAGCCGAACGTGATCGAAGGCGAGTTCGAACACCGCGACAACAAGTGA
- a CDS encoding co-chaperone GroES — translation MKLRPLHDRVVIRRSEEEKKTAGGIVLPGSAAEKANHGVILAVGPGKALENGEVRALSVKEGDKVVFGPYSGSNTVKVDGEDLLVMSESEILAVIEG, via the coding sequence ATGAAGCTTCGTCCTCTGCATGACCGCGTCGTCATCCGTCGCAGCGAAGAAGAAAAGAAAACCGCTGGCGGTATCGTCCTGCCAGGTTCGGCTGCTGAAAAAGCCAACCACGGTGTGATTCTCGCTGTAGGCCCGGGCAAAGCTCTGGAAAACGGTGAAGTGCGTGCACTGTCCGTGAAGGAAGGCGACAAGGTTGTGTTCGGTCCTTACTCCGGCAGCAACACTGTGAAAGTCGATGGCGAAGACCTGCTGGTAATGAGCGAGAGCGAAATTCTCGCGGTTATCGAAGGCTGA